The following are encoded in a window of Actinomycetota bacterium genomic DNA:
- a CDS encoding DUF3866 family protein, translating into MSAHRGGVRLRRATVLDVRAVHAGLLELDAEIDGTRARALAYPDLVGPVDAGDTVVVNTTAVELQLGTGGFHIVVAVEGASLDPSDTGRTMKLRYTPSQTAVRAVEETDRDVIEGSRGLAGTPVVCAPLHSMIAPAAAGAKAAGAPTVVYVMTDGAALPGPLSRLVPSLRSAGLLDGWITCGQAFGGELEAVTVWTALIAAVDVLHADVVVVADGPGNLGTETTWGVSALTNGHALNAAAALGGRPVAALRVSFADARQRHRGVSHHSLTILEHVSANANVAVPALQADHREAVWNALRSRRLEERHQLVEADGRPALAELERRGVAVRSMDRTPSDDPAFFLSAGAAGVLAARMASGSRSWKDGTHASGHPPE; encoded by the coding sequence ATGTCCGCGCATCGTGGGGGCGTCCGCCTCCGGCGCGCCACGGTTCTCGACGTTCGCGCCGTTCATGCAGGCCTCCTCGAGCTCGACGCCGAGATCGACGGCACGCGCGCGCGTGCGCTCGCGTATCCGGATCTCGTCGGACCGGTCGACGCCGGCGACACCGTCGTCGTGAACACCACAGCCGTCGAGCTCCAGCTGGGAACGGGTGGCTTCCATATCGTCGTCGCGGTGGAGGGCGCGTCGCTCGACCCGTCCGACACCGGCCGAACGATGAAGCTGCGCTACACGCCGTCGCAGACGGCGGTCAGGGCAGTCGAGGAGACCGACCGGGACGTGATCGAAGGTTCTCGCGGTCTCGCCGGCACGCCGGTCGTGTGCGCGCCGCTGCATTCGATGATCGCTCCCGCCGCCGCCGGCGCGAAGGCCGCAGGCGCACCGACCGTCGTGTACGTCATGACCGACGGCGCGGCGCTACCGGGCCCGTTGTCGCGGCTCGTCCCGTCGCTCCGCAGCGCAGGTCTCCTCGACGGATGGATCACGTGCGGGCAGGCGTTCGGCGGAGAGCTCGAGGCCGTCACCGTGTGGACGGCGCTGATCGCGGCCGTGGACGTCCTCCACGCCGACGTCGTCGTCGTCGCCGACGGCCCGGGGAATCTCGGCACCGAGACGACGTGGGGTGTCAGCGCGCTGACGAACGGTCACGCACTGAACGCCGCCGCCGCGCTCGGCGGGAGGCCCGTGGCCGCACTCCGCGTCTCGTTCGCCGACGCCCGCCAACGCCACCGAGGCGTGTCGCACCACTCGCTCACGATCCTCGAGCACGTGTCCGCGAACGCGAACGTGGCCGTTCCGGCGCTCCAAGCCGATCATCGTGAGGCCGTGTGGAACGCGTTGCGCTCGCGCAGGCTCGAGGAACGCCACCAGCTTGTCGAGGCGGACGGTCGCCCCGCGCTCGCGGAGCTCGAACGACGGGGCGTCGCCGTCCGGTCGATGGATCGAACGCCGAGCGACGACCCTGCGTTCTTCCTGTCGGCAGGCGCGGCGGGCGTGCTGGCCGCCAGGATGGCTTCGGGCTCTCGTTCGTGGAAGGACGGAACCCACGCGAGCGGGCACCCGCCCGAATGA
- a CDS encoding WYL domain-containing protein gives MQPLERLVNLVALLLETRTPLTFEQIRSKLSEAYGHGDVNSAKRMFERDKDILRDIGVPIEVRSVDVWEAEQGYTIPRDRYYVPEITFTPEEISALLVAARAGGDRSAEDAVRTLLSGAEGGIMSALAGSTGAIGGARDARLPAVGEAVASLRRIRFSYRTARGDTSERVVDAFGLVLRGGRWYVVGRDVARDEIRSFRLSRFASDVADEGDGSEPPDGFRAADHVQAGPWGPGEAKTAAVVAFSPEVAWLATKGVAAAEAIGTREDGWTLVRVPWQPGESFAGWVLSFGPDAEALEPPELRDEVVSRLEAALAAV, from the coding sequence ATGCAGCCGCTGGAGCGCCTGGTCAATCTCGTCGCACTGCTGCTGGAGACGCGAACCCCGCTCACGTTCGAGCAGATCCGCAGCAAGCTCTCCGAGGCGTACGGGCACGGGGACGTGAACTCCGCCAAGCGGATGTTCGAACGCGACAAGGACATCCTCCGCGATATCGGCGTCCCGATCGAGGTGCGGTCGGTCGATGTCTGGGAGGCGGAGCAGGGCTACACGATCCCGCGCGACCGGTACTACGTACCCGAGATCACATTCACCCCCGAGGAGATCTCCGCGTTGCTCGTGGCGGCGCGAGCGGGCGGCGATCGCTCCGCAGAGGACGCGGTACGCACCCTGCTGTCTGGCGCTGAGGGCGGGATCATGTCGGCGCTCGCGGGGTCGACGGGCGCGATCGGCGGTGCGCGCGACGCCAGATTGCCGGCCGTGGGCGAGGCCGTCGCTTCGCTCCGCCGGATCCGGTTCTCCTACCGCACCGCGCGCGGCGACACGTCGGAGCGGGTCGTCGACGCGTTCGGGCTCGTGTTGCGCGGCGGAAGGTGGTACGTGGTGGGGCGTGACGTAGCTCGCGACGAGATCCGCTCGTTCCGGCTGTCTCGCTTCGCCTCCGACGTCGCCGACGAAGGCGACGGGAGCGAGCCACCGGACGGGTTCCGAGCGGCCGACCACGTCCAGGCGGGGCCGTGGGGTCCGGGAGAGGCCAAGACGGCGGCCGTGGTTGCGTTCTCGCCCGAGGTGGCATGGCTGGCCACCAAGGGGGTGGCGGCCGCCGAAGCCATCGGCACGCGCGAGGACGGCTGGACACTCGTGCGGGTGCCGTGGCAGCCGGGCGAGAGCTTCGCCGGATGGGTCCTCTCCTTCGGCCCGGACGCCGAGGCGCTGGAGCCACCCGAGCTCCGCGACGAGGTCGTGTCGCGGCTGGAGGCGGCGCTTGCCGCGGTCTGA
- a CDS encoding WYL domain-containing protein: MPRSDGARTAPRKASERLRRLLVVVPYLVRHPGTPVDEAMELFGVSEQELLDDLDLLFVSGLPPYGPGDLIDVDVQDGRIWIGMADYFSRPLRPMRAEALALYLHGTELAETPGLEEAPALSSALDKLAGALGPDALGGLPARVAATAGGEVEWLEDLRRATTDRERLRIEYHALSTAETTQREIDPEEVFVALGNWYVAAWDHRSDAERLFRADRIRSVARTGERFEPRGLERAGRPLYTRGDEDLDVRLRLSPDARWVAEYYETTSVSELYGGGLEIALPARRLEWLERLLLRLGADAQVVEPKELKDRVAELARRTRKRYV, encoded by the coding sequence TTGCCGCGGTCTGACGGCGCCCGCACGGCGCCAAGGAAGGCGTCCGAGCGGCTCCGGCGTCTGCTGGTGGTGGTTCCGTACCTCGTGCGCCACCCCGGGACGCCGGTCGACGAGGCGATGGAGCTGTTCGGCGTGTCGGAGCAGGAATTGCTCGACGACCTCGATCTCCTGTTCGTCTCGGGCCTGCCCCCGTACGGGCCGGGCGATCTGATCGATGTCGACGTGCAGGACGGCCGGATCTGGATCGGCATGGCCGACTACTTCTCACGCCCGCTCCGGCCGATGCGGGCCGAGGCGCTCGCGCTCTACCTCCACGGGACGGAGCTCGCCGAGACGCCGGGGCTGGAGGAGGCCCCGGCGCTCTCGTCCGCGCTCGACAAGCTGGCCGGCGCGCTCGGGCCGGACGCACTCGGAGGCCTTCCGGCTCGTGTCGCCGCGACCGCCGGGGGCGAGGTCGAGTGGCTGGAGGACCTGCGCCGCGCGACCACCGATCGCGAACGTCTTCGGATCGAGTACCACGCGCTTTCGACGGCCGAAACGACCCAGCGCGAGATCGACCCGGAGGAGGTCTTCGTCGCCCTCGGGAACTGGTACGTGGCAGCGTGGGATCACCGCTCGGATGCCGAGCGGCTGTTCCGGGCCGACCGCATCCGCTCGGTCGCGCGGACGGGGGAGCGGTTCGAGCCGCGGGGGCTCGAGCGCGCCGGTCGCCCCCTCTACACGCGCGGCGACGAGGACCTCGACGTGCGACTTCGGCTCTCACCAGATGCTCGGTGGGTCGCCGAGTACTACGAAACGACCTCGGTGAGCGAGCTCTACGGAGGTGGTCTCGAGATCGCTCTACCCGCGCGACGACTCGAGTGGCTCGAACGCCTGCTGTTGCGGCTCGGCGCCGACGCTCAGGTCGTCGAGCCGAAGGAGCTGAAAGACCGGGTCGCGGAGCTCGCTCGCAGGACGCGAAAACGGTACGTCTAG
- a CDS encoding twin-arginine translocase TatA/TatE family subunit, which yields MFQIGPQELLLILVVALVVVGPRRLPELGRSIGRGIREIRKAQEEVRKTIQLNLDDDGRPTFDESRDRSQPGPNGKGAAAAAGAAASGTDDAREISRTLGRGLAEIRRARREVERSFRVDMDPRPPSHSSRPASSATPKRRDGAAETVTDGTQQVTEGDETGGERETSLPE from the coding sequence ATGTTCCAGATCGGTCCGCAGGAGCTGCTCCTGATCCTCGTTGTGGCGCTCGTCGTCGTGGGGCCGCGACGGCTTCCCGAGCTGGGTCGTTCGATCGGCAGGGGCATCCGAGAGATCCGAAAGGCGCAAGAGGAGGTTCGAAAGACGATCCAGCTGAACCTCGACGACGACGGTCGTCCGACCTTCGACGAGTCGCGTGACCGCTCGCAGCCAGGGCCGAACGGGAAGGGAGCGGCGGCGGCCGCGGGAGCTGCCGCCTCAGGTACCGACGACGCGCGCGAGATCTCGCGGACTCTCGGCCGCGGGCTCGCCGAGATCCGTCGCGCCCGCAGGGAGGTCGAGCGTTCGTTCCGCGTCGACATGGACCCACGACCTCCGAGCCATTCGAGCAGACCGGCATCGAGCGCGACGCCCAAGAGACGCGATGGCGCGGCGGAGACCGTGACGGACGGGACCCAGCAGGTTACGGAGGGCGACGAAACCGGCGGCGAACGCGAAACGTCACTACCGGAGTAG
- the tatC gene encoding twin-arginine translocase subunit TatC, with protein MAGVRVIPERLRRRPRRDPEGSMTLIEHLEELRYRLIIAVAAIAVGAIVGWVLYDRVADLLLNPYCNYYQSIPLDRRPTPECTLFFSEALGAVLLKLKLVGYLGLFLALPVVLYQLWAFVVPGLTKRERRLAIPFVVSSVLLFALGALFAYWSLPKALGFLLGFAGDVASPLLTGDRFFSFVVLLAFVFGLSFEFPIALVFLQMAGVIGPTQLRGWRRTAILLIFVFAAVITPSGDPYTLLAMAVPMVLFYEAAIIVGRLMNR; from the coding sequence GTGGCCGGGGTGCGCGTGATCCCCGAGCGACTCCGGCGGCGCCCGCGGCGGGATCCAGAGGGCTCGATGACGCTCATCGAGCACCTTGAGGAGCTCCGGTACCGGCTGATCATCGCCGTCGCGGCGATCGCCGTCGGCGCGATCGTTGGGTGGGTCCTGTACGACCGCGTTGCCGACCTGCTCCTCAACCCGTACTGCAACTACTACCAATCGATCCCACTCGATCGTCGTCCCACCCCCGAGTGCACGCTGTTCTTCTCCGAGGCGCTCGGCGCCGTGCTGCTGAAGCTGAAGCTGGTCGGGTACCTGGGCCTGTTCCTTGCGCTCCCGGTCGTGCTCTACCAGCTGTGGGCGTTCGTCGTTCCGGGGCTGACGAAGCGTGAACGCCGGTTGGCGATCCCGTTCGTCGTGAGCTCGGTGCTGCTGTTCGCGCTCGGCGCGTTGTTCGCCTACTGGTCGTTGCCGAAGGCACTGGGCTTCCTCCTCGGGTTCGCCGGCGACGTCGCGTCGCCGCTGCTCACCGGCGATCGGTTCTTCTCCTTCGTCGTGCTGCTCGCCTTCGTGTTCGGCCTGTCGTTCGAGTTCCCCATCGCGCTCGTGTTCCTCCAGATGGCCGGCGTGATCGGCCCCACCCAGTTGCGAGGATGGCGCCGGACGGCGATCCTGCTCATCTTCGTCTTTGCTGCGGTGATCACGCCCAGCGGCGACCCGTACACGCTGCTGGCGATGGCCGTTCCCATGGTCCTGTTCTACGAGGCCGCTATCATCGTTGGCCGGCTCATGAACCGGTAA
- a CDS encoding alpha/beta fold hydrolase — MPDGILLLHAWPLDARMWEPQLAALPNDVRVVAPNLPGFGGSEPVDAVATMRAAAERTLSELERAGIDRALVCGLSMGGYVAFELWRRSPDRVLGLVLANTRAVDDTPDGADKRRALAERLRSEGNVLADEPPPLLAEDAPAELFERVRAWIVDQTPEAIAAAALGMAERPDSTPDLATIDVPTLVITSTGDRLIPPDVSSAMAEEIAGAELHVIDDAGHLSNLEAPGEFDRLLLQHIRACGLA, encoded by the coding sequence ATGCCCGACGGGATCCTCCTGCTCCACGCGTGGCCGCTCGACGCCCGGATGTGGGAACCACAGCTTGCCGCGCTCCCGAACGACGTCCGCGTCGTCGCGCCGAATCTCCCGGGATTCGGCGGCTCCGAACCGGTGGATGCCGTCGCGACCATGCGAGCAGCGGCCGAACGGACGCTCTCGGAGCTCGAACGCGCAGGGATCGACCGAGCGCTCGTGTGTGGGCTATCGATGGGCGGCTACGTCGCCTTCGAGCTGTGGAGGCGTTCCCCGGATCGCGTGCTCGGACTCGTCCTGGCGAACACGCGCGCCGTCGACGACACGCCCGACGGGGCAGACAAGAGGCGGGCGCTCGCCGAACGCCTGCGGTCGGAGGGGAACGTCTTGGCCGACGAGCCTCCGCCGCTCCTCGCCGAAGACGCGCCGGCTGAGCTGTTCGAGCGCGTTCGTGCGTGGATCGTCGATCAGACTCCGGAGGCGATCGCCGCAGCGGCGCTGGGGATGGCCGAGCGACCGGATTCGACACCGGACCTGGCGACGATCGACGTGCCGACCCTGGTGATCACGTCGACCGGGGATCGTCTCATCCCACCCGACGTCTCGTCGGCGATGGCAGAGGAGATCGCCGGCGCGGAGCTCCACGTGATCGACGACGCGGGACACCTATCGAATCTCGAGGCGCCGGGCGAGTTCGACCGGTTGCTTCTCCAGCACATCCGCGCCTGCGGCCTGGCCTGA
- a CDS encoding DEAD/DEAH box helicase encodes MPSAQVTDPQRFAARYPFALDPFQLSAVDALAEGESVLVAAPTGSGKTVVAEYAVERALEKEGKCFYTTPLKALSNQKFGDLVARYGAAKVGLLTGDNSINGEAPVVVMTTEVLRNMLYEQSDTLDGLNSVVMDEVHYLQDPYRGGVWEEVLIHLPLSVSVVCLSATISNAEEFGEWIGTLRGPTRVVIEERRPVPLEHHYLVGHDLHPMHVDQDGQPMPNPYLISLDREEVRYKTYYRRGSSTLQHHRIPRPREGHRRVFVPKREEVADVLAESAMLPAIYFVFSRAGCDRSVEWLMAAGIRLTTYEEAGRIREFAEMRAAWMDEQDLKTLGFYEFQDALAAGIAAHHAGMLPVFKETVEELFEAGLVKIVFATETLSLGINMPAKSVVLEDLWKFQGERHELLTPGEYTQLTGRAGRRGIDQLGHAIVVLQRNVPFERVASLASTRTYELTSSFRPSYNMAVNLVRNYVREEAHHLLNSSFAQFLADRGVVALERQLERDRAYLSGYREQMRCDRGDFEEYWRLRERAERIREDARKGRDRTRADAVREALGKLRPGDVVFVPRAKRRGLAAVLSNRDGRLTVLSQDRKFFRVSPRDFEEPPVSLTRIPLPRSGSARSARYRRDLAARLVALDVRAPRRPRGGVDARVEREAARFERQAEEHPCHACRDRPTHERWARRASDLEAQVRGVERRIKTRTETLARQFERVLAVLTELGYVKDFSILPKGRSLARIYGEGDVLVAELLAEGLLEGLTPSETAALVSTIVYESRERVPRQGELPTAATVERYTRLTGIYRRVRRAEDSHNVELIRELDDGFASPVHRWAEGEPLEAALRETGTAPGDFVRNCKQLLDLLRQIEDVAEGEQADVARKAREAVNRGVVAYTGV; translated from the coding sequence ATGCCATCCGCGCAGGTGACCGATCCGCAGCGCTTCGCGGCGCGGTACCCGTTTGCGCTCGACCCGTTCCAGCTCTCGGCTGTCGACGCGCTCGCGGAGGGGGAATCGGTGCTCGTGGCCGCGCCGACCGGCTCCGGCAAGACGGTCGTCGCCGAGTACGCGGTCGAGCGTGCACTCGAGAAAGAGGGCAAGTGCTTCTACACGACGCCGTTGAAGGCGCTTTCGAACCAGAAGTTCGGCGACCTGGTCGCTCGATACGGCGCCGCGAAGGTGGGCTTGCTCACCGGGGACAACTCGATCAACGGTGAGGCGCCCGTCGTCGTCATGACCACCGAGGTGCTGCGGAACATGCTGTACGAGCAAAGCGACACGCTGGACGGGCTGAACTCGGTGGTGATGGACGAGGTGCACTACCTCCAGGATCCGTACCGCGGCGGCGTTTGGGAGGAGGTCCTGATCCACCTTCCGTTGTCGGTCTCGGTCGTGTGTCTGTCGGCGACGATCTCCAACGCAGAGGAGTTCGGCGAGTGGATCGGAACGCTCCGCGGCCCGACCCGCGTGGTCATCGAGGAGCGACGGCCGGTCCCCCTCGAGCACCACTACCTGGTGGGCCACGACCTGCACCCGATGCACGTCGACCAGGACGGGCAGCCGATGCCGAACCCATACCTCATCTCGCTCGATCGCGAGGAGGTCCGATACAAGACGTACTACCGGCGTGGCTCGTCCACGCTGCAGCACCACCGGATCCCTCGTCCGCGTGAGGGTCATCGCCGCGTCTTCGTTCCCAAGCGCGAGGAGGTCGCCGACGTGCTCGCCGAGAGCGCGATGCTCCCGGCGATTTACTTCGTGTTCAGTCGGGCGGGGTGCGATCGGAGCGTCGAGTGGCTCATGGCAGCGGGCATCAGGCTGACGACCTACGAGGAGGCCGGGCGCATCCGCGAGTTCGCCGAGATGCGGGCCGCGTGGATGGACGAGCAAGACCTCAAGACGCTCGGCTTCTACGAGTTCCAGGACGCACTCGCCGCCGGGATCGCGGCGCACCACGCCGGGATGCTTCCGGTGTTCAAGGAAACCGTCGAGGAGCTTTTCGAGGCCGGTCTGGTGAAGATCGTGTTCGCCACCGAGACGCTGTCGCTCGGCATCAACATGCCCGCGAAGTCGGTGGTGCTCGAGGACCTGTGGAAGTTCCAGGGCGAGCGTCACGAGCTGCTCACACCGGGTGAGTACACGCAGCTGACCGGTCGCGCGGGACGGCGCGGCATCGATCAGCTCGGCCACGCCATCGTGGTGCTCCAGCGGAACGTGCCGTTCGAGCGTGTGGCGTCGCTCGCCTCGACGCGGACCTACGAGCTCACATCGTCGTTTCGACCCTCGTACAACATGGCCGTGAACCTCGTGCGGAACTACGTGCGCGAGGAAGCGCACCACCTGCTGAACTCGTCGTTCGCACAGTTCCTGGCCGACCGCGGAGTCGTGGCCCTCGAGCGCCAGCTGGAGCGCGACAGGGCCTACCTCTCGGGCTATCGCGAGCAGATGCGGTGCGACCGAGGCGACTTCGAGGAGTACTGGCGCCTGCGCGAACGGGCCGAGCGGATCCGAGAGGACGCCCGGAAGGGACGCGATCGGACGCGCGCCGACGCGGTTCGAGAGGCGCTGGGGAAGCTCCGACCGGGCGACGTGGTCTTCGTGCCGCGGGCGAAGCGCCGCGGGCTCGCCGCGGTGCTCTCGAACCGCGACGGCCGGCTGACCGTGCTCTCGCAGGACCGGAAGTTCTTCCGCGTGTCGCCACGGGATTTCGAGGAGCCACCGGTATCGCTGACGCGCATCCCGCTGCCGCGGTCGGGGAGCGCGCGGAGCGCTCGGTACCGCCGCGACCTCGCGGCGCGCCTCGTGGCGCTCGACGTCCGGGCGCCGCGCCGGCCCCGCGGCGGTGTCGACGCTCGCGTCGAGCGGGAGGCCGCACGGTTCGAACGGCAGGCGGAGGAACATCCCTGCCATGCCTGTCGTGACCGTCCGACGCATGAGCGCTGGGCGCGGCGCGCGAGCGACCTGGAGGCGCAGGTCCGGGGGGTCGAGCGGCGGATCAAGACGCGCACCGAGACGCTCGCCCGGCAGTTCGAACGCGTCCTCGCCGTGCTCACGGAATTGGGGTACGTGAAGGACTTCTCGATCCTGCCCAAGGGTCGTTCGCTCGCTCGGATCTACGGAGAGGGTGATGTCCTCGTCGCCGAGCTGCTGGCCGAAGGGCTGCTCGAAGGACTCACGCCCTCCGAGACCGCGGCGCTCGTGTCGACGATCGTGTACGAGTCGAGGGAGCGCGTTCCGCGACAGGGCGAGCTCCCCACGGCCGCGACGGTCGAGCGGTACACCCGGCTCACAGGGATCTACCGGCGCGTTCGGCGCGCCGAGGACTCTCACAACGTCGAGCTGATCCGGGAGCTCGACGATGGGTTCGCCTCGCCCGTGCACCGGTGGGCCGAAGGCGAGCCCCTCGAGGCGGCGCTCCGCGAGACGGGGACGGCGCCGGGCGACTTCGTGCGGAACTGCAAGCAGCTGCTCGACCTCCTCCGCCAGATCGAGGACGTCGCGGAGGGGGAGCAGGCCGACGTGGCTCGGAAGGCTCGCGAGGCGGTCAACCGGGGCGTCGTGGCGTACACCGGCGTCTAG
- a CDS encoding diacylglycerol kinase family protein: protein MASPFGELTVLVNPHAGRRHVGEEIPELERDLQSRGLAYRLARTEGRGDATRLAREALRNGGRFIVAVGGDGTVHEVVNGMLEDGKPIVDDAVLGVVAAGSGSDFIRTFGLPGDVPRACQHLEGDNTYPLDLGKITYTSNGSSGTRLFVNVAEAGLGAAVAARAERMSPRLGQSKYFFGFWLTLPRFKMATVTVRADRRSYEGPAYLIVVGNAQYNGGGMKVSPRSYPGDGVLDVLVFKGPKSDSFTMIPKVYRGEHVPHDHVEEFRVKRELVIESDRPLPIEADGEVLGSTPATFEVIPHPIRLKL, encoded by the coding sequence ATGGCGTCCCCGTTCGGCGAGCTCACCGTCCTGGTCAACCCGCATGCCGGCCGGCGGCACGTGGGGGAGGAGATCCCCGAGCTCGAGCGCGACCTGCAGTCGCGGGGCCTCGCGTACCGGCTCGCGCGGACGGAGGGCCGCGGAGACGCGACCCGTCTGGCGCGCGAGGCGCTCAGGAACGGAGGACGGTTCATCGTCGCCGTCGGAGGCGACGGGACGGTGCACGAGGTCGTGAACGGCATGCTCGAGGACGGCAAGCCCATCGTGGATGACGCGGTCCTCGGCGTGGTGGCGGCCGGGAGCGGGAGCGATTTCATCCGGACGTTCGGGCTTCCCGGCGACGTGCCGCGCGCGTGCCAGCACCTCGAGGGCGACAACACGTACCCGCTCGACCTCGGCAAGATCACGTACACATCGAACGGTTCGTCCGGGACGCGGCTGTTCGTCAACGTCGCCGAGGCGGGTCTCGGCGCGGCGGTGGCCGCGCGAGCGGAGCGGATGTCGCCCCGGCTCGGGCAGTCGAAGTACTTCTTCGGGTTCTGGCTCACGCTGCCACGGTTCAAGATGGCGACGGTGACCGTCCGTGCCGATCGCAGGTCGTACGAAGGCCCGGCGTATCTGATCGTCGTCGGCAACGCCCAGTACAACGGCGGCGGGATGAAGGTCTCGCCGCGTTCGTATCCGGGAGACGGCGTGCTCGACGTGCTGGTGTTCAAGGGACCCAAGTCCGACTCGTTCACGATGATCCCCAAGGTCTACCGCGGCGAGCACGTCCCGCACGATCACGTCGAGGAGTTCCGCGTGAAGCGTGAACTGGTGATCGAGTCCGACCGGCCGCTACCCATCGAGGCGGACGGGGAGGTGCTGGGGTCGACCCCGGCGACCTTCGAGGTCATCCCGCACCCGATCCGGTTGAAGCTGTGA
- a CDS encoding M24 family metallopeptidase — protein sequence MNRYTDRRTRSLTAAQDAELAGLLVAPGADLVYLVGHDPPPLERLTLLLLASGRDPVLVVPELERPAAERAPGIDGVELASWRDGDDPYELVARILRAGRYAISDGTWASHLLALEHATADCVFVAAGRALPLLRAVKDEDEIARLRSAAQGADATFARIVSLPFAGRRELDVAADLDRLLREHGHDRVEFTTVAGGPNGASPHHRAGERVVVPGDAVVLDFGGVANGYCSDITRTVFVGEPGEEQLRVHEVVASAQQAAFEAVRPGVPSQDVDRAARAIITDAGYGERFIHRTGHGIGLEIHEPPYIVEGNETPLEPGMTFSDEPGIYLADRFGVRIEDQVVVTADGAERLNQASREPTVVG from the coding sequence GTGAACAGGTACACGGACCGGCGAACGCGCTCGCTCACTGCCGCCCAGGACGCGGAGCTGGCCGGTCTGCTCGTTGCGCCGGGCGCCGACCTCGTGTACCTCGTCGGTCACGATCCACCGCCCCTGGAGCGGCTCACGTTGCTGCTCCTCGCGTCGGGACGCGATCCCGTGCTGGTCGTTCCGGAGCTCGAACGGCCCGCCGCCGAGCGCGCCCCCGGCATCGACGGCGTCGAGCTCGCGAGCTGGCGCGACGGCGACGATCCGTACGAGCTCGTGGCGCGCATCCTTCGCGCTGGGCGCTACGCGATCAGCGACGGCACGTGGGCGTCGCACCTGCTGGCGCTGGAGCACGCGACCGCCGATTGCGTGTTCGTCGCGGCGGGGCGGGCGCTGCCGTTGCTCCGCGCGGTGAAGGACGAGGACGAGATCGCCAGACTGCGTTCGGCCGCGCAGGGTGCCGACGCGACGTTCGCTCGGATCGTGTCACTGCCGTTCGCGGGCAGGCGCGAGCTCGACGTGGCCGCCGACCTCGACCGCCTTCTCCGTGAGCACGGTCACGATCGGGTCGAGTTCACCACCGTTGCAGGCGGACCGAACGGTGCGTCGCCACACCACCGAGCCGGCGAACGCGTGGTCGTGCCCGGCGACGCGGTGGTGCTCGACTTCGGCGGCGTGGCGAACGGCTACTGCTCCGACATCACGAGGACGGTGTTCGTCGGCGAGCCCGGCGAGGAGCAGCTACGCGTCCACGAGGTCGTCGCCTCGGCCCAGCAGGCAGCGTTCGAGGCCGTTCGGCCGGGCGTCCCGTCCCAGGACGTCGATCGGGCGGCCCGAGCGATCATCACCGACGCCGGCTACGGCGAACGCTTCATCCACCGAACGGGGCACGGCATCGGACTCGAGATCCACGAGCCGCCGTACATCGTCGAAGGGAACGAGACTCCACTCGAGCCGGGTATGACGTTCTCGGACGAACCGGGCATCTATCTCGCTGATCGGTTCGGCGTTCGCATCGAGGACCAGGTCGTCGTCACAGCGGACGGCGCCGAGCGACTGAACCAGGCGAGCAGGGAACCGACGGTCGTCGGCTAG